In one window of Nicotiana tabacum cultivar K326 chromosome 12, ASM71507v2, whole genome shotgun sequence DNA:
- the LOC107826542 gene encoding putative WD repeat-containing protein C2A9.03, with the protein MSHQQEDDADYMANEYEMEAIDDDMDDEFHGRDIDASDSDADEYDYMNNKMQDTSAAEARRGRDIQGIPWERLSITREKYRQTRLEQYKNYENVPQSGEASEKDCKATNKEASYYDFRRNSRSVKSTILHFQLRNLVWATSKHDVYLMSHFSVIHWSSLTCRKTEVLNVSGHVAPCEKHPGSLLEGFTQTQVSTLTVKDKLLVAGGFQGELICKYLDRPGVCFCSRTTYDDNAITNAVEIYNTASGALHFIASNNDSGVRDFDMEKFQLSKHFRFPWPVNHASLSPDGKLLAIVGDNPDGLLVDSRNAKIVSPLCGHGDFSFASAWHPDGLTFATGNQDKTCRVWDVRNLSKSVVALKGNLGAIRSIRYTSDGRFMAMAEPADFVHVFDVKSGYEQEQEIDFFGEISGLSFSPDTESLFVGVWDRTYGSLLEFGRRHNYTYHDTII; encoded by the exons ATGTCCCATCAACAAGAGGATGATGCTGATTACATGGCAAACGAATATGAAATGGAAGCTATAGATGATGATATGGATGATGAGTTCCATGGAAGAGATATTGATGCCTCTGATTCAGATGCAGATGAATATGACTACATG aataaTAAAATGCAAGATACCTCTGCTGCCGAGGCAAGGAGAGGTAGAGACATTCAAGGGATTCCCTGGGAAAGGCTTAGCATAACCAGGGAGAAATACAGGCAAACGAGATTAGAGCAATATAAGAACTATGAAAATGTTCCGCAATCTGGGGAGGCATCAGAGAAg GACTGCAAAGCCACAAACAAAGAGGCTTCGTACTATGACTTCAGACGTAATTCAAGATCTGTTAAATCAACAATTTTACACTTCCAG CTGAGGAACTTGGTCTGGGCAACCTCCAAGCATGACGTGTACCTTATGTCCCATTTTTCCGTCATTCATTGGTCATCCTTGACCTGTAGAAAAACTGAAGTTCTGAATGTATCAGGGCATGTAGCACCATGTGAG AAGCATCCCGGTAGCCTTTTAGAAGGATTTACACAGACTCAAGTCAGCACTCTTACGGTGAAAGACAAGTTGCTTGTAGCTGGGGGATTTCAAGGAGAACTTATTTGCAAG TATTTAGACAGACCTGGAGTTTGCTTCTGTTCCCGGACAACATATGATGACAATGCAATTACTAATGCTGTTGAGATTTATAACACTGCCAG TGGTGCACTTCATTTTATAGCTTCAAATAACGACTCTGGAGTTCGAGATTTTGATATGGAGAAATTTCAACTGTCCAAGCATTTCCGTTTTCCCTGGCCAGTGAAT CATGCATCACTGAGCCCTGACGGTAAGCTTCTCGCAATAGTTGGAGATAATCCTGACGGTTTATTGGTTGATTCCAGAAATGCAAAG ATTGTTTCACCTTTGTGCGGACATGGTGACTTCTCGTTTGCGTCAGCATGGCATCCTGATGGGCTAACTTTTGCAACTGGGAACCAAGATAAAACCTGCAGAGTATGGGACGTACGGAACTTGTCGAAATCAGTTGTTGCTTTGAAGGGTAACCTTGGAGCTATTCGGTCAATCCGCTACACATCTGATGGCAGATTTATGGCTATGGCAGAACCTGCAGATTTCGTTCATGTTTTTGATGTAAAAAGTGGATATGAGCAGGAGCAAGAAATTGATTTCTTTGGTGAGATATCAGGTCTGTCTTTTAGTCCTGATACAGAGTCCCTTTTCGTTGGAGTTTGGGATCGAACATATGGTAGCCTTCTGGAGTTTGGACGACGGCATAACTACACATACCATGACACAATAATCTGA